The following proteins are encoded in a genomic region of Amphiura filiformis chromosome 18, Afil_fr2py, whole genome shotgun sequence:
- the LOC140139868 gene encoding uncharacterized protein has protein sequence MYSMQQGLQTETDLETAQNTVHLKKSHNMISRRSQNLFNLKPYKCIYCRRYFYDTYLYLSHLTKHKKWIRRYWYESDTKEKLYKCQHCNKDFKRKQNWMDHECTLTFRKTFVTHLNRHSLIHSNEKPHVCKECNKGFKQACDLKRHIAIHGNEKPHVCKICNKGFTQAGNLKRHKSTHSNEKPHVCKICNKGFKRACDLKKHMTVKQHGPIHCNEKPYVCKVCNKGFIGNLNQQLEHEAIHSKEQPYVHVCEVCKQSFTQAHYLKRHKAIHGNEKPYKGSIRPYKCGLCNKEYKYMSGLKIHSEIHIIAMGQAIKEAQNSNS, from the exons atgtatagtatgcaacaagggcttcaAACTGAAACAGACCTTGAAACGGCACAAAACACAGTTCATCTCAAAAAgtctcat AACATGATTTCCAGAAGATCTCAAAACTTGTTCAACCTGAAGCCttacaaatgtatatattgcaggagGTATTTCTACGACACTTATCTTTATCTGAGTCACCTGACCAAACACAAGAAGTGGATTAGACGGTATTGGTATGAATCAGACACCAAAGAGAagctgtataaatgccaacacTGTAACAAAGActtcaaaagaaaacaaaattggatgGACCATGAATGTACTCTGACTTTTAGAAAAACCTTTGTTACACACCTGAATAGACATTCACTAATCCACagcaatgagaagcctcatgtatgtaaagaatgcaacaagggctttaaacAGGCATGTGATTTGAAACGGCACATAGCAATCCATGGcaatgagaagcctcatgtatgtaaaatatgcaacaagggctttacacaggCAGGGAATTTGAAACGGCACAAATCGActcatagcaatgagaagcctcatgtatgtaaaatatgcaacaagggctttaaacGGGCATGTGATTTGAAAAAACACATGACAGTGAAACAGCATGGACCTATTCATTGCAATGAGAAACCTTATGTATGCAAAGTATGCAATAAGGGCTTTATAGGTAACTTGAATCAGCAATTAGAGCATGAAGCAATTCATAGCAAAGAGCAGCCTTATGTACATGTATGCGAAGTATGCAAGCAGAGCTTCACACAGGCACATTACTTAAAACGGCACAAAGCAATTCATGGCAATGAGAAGCCTTACAAGGGCTCCATACGGCCATATAAATGTGGACTTTGCAATAAAGAGTACAAGTACATGAGTGGCCTAAAAATACATTCAGAAATTCACATTATTGCTATGGGTCAGGCTATTAAGGAAGCACAAAACAGCAATTCATGA